The following proteins are encoded in a genomic region of Trichocoleus sp.:
- a CDS encoding methyltransferase domain-containing protein, whose protein sequence is MISNSLDDYKQTIANRFGRASSAYHAFATVQKQSAKRLVSLAQSADLPIEGNILEIGCGTGFITQELVQHFPDRSIEVTDLSLKMLQFCCNHLEILPERKPFVSFYQLDGEALNHAAQKYALIIGGFVLQWFKYPEASILKLVKQLQPGGQILLSFPTCHSFSEWRNICQFLHLPFTANPLPDPEALKQKLIGQKLQVIADEISFYTTHDNATEFFRELKAIGAGYSTGAKQLSVQQMKQLVQTWNQQSTGKIQVHHHIAFWLIQHNH, encoded by the coding sequence ATGATCTCAAACTCATTAGATGACTATAAGCAAACAATTGCCAATCGATTTGGGCGAGCATCATCGGCTTATCATGCCTTTGCTACCGTACAAAAACAGAGTGCCAAACGGCTCGTTTCTCTTGCTCAATCTGCCGATCTTCCAATTGAAGGTAATATCTTAGAAATCGGTTGCGGGACAGGTTTTATCACTCAAGAACTGGTGCAACACTTTCCCGATCGTTCAATCGAGGTTACCGATCTTTCTTTAAAAATGCTGCAATTTTGCTGCAATCATTTAGAGATTTTGCCAGAGCGAAAACCTTTCGTTTCCTTCTATCAACTGGATGGCGAAGCACTTAATCATGCTGCTCAAAAATATGCTTTGATTATTGGAGGTTTTGTCTTGCAGTGGTTTAAGTATCCAGAAGCAAGCATTCTCAAATTAGTGAAGCAGCTTCAACCTGGAGGTCAGATATTGCTCTCCTTCCCAACCTGTCATAGCTTTTCAGAGTGGCGAAATATCTGCCAATTTCTTCATCTTCCGTTTACTGCAAATCCCTTGCCTGATCCTGAGGCTTTAAAGCAAAAGCTCATCGGTCAAAAGCTACAGGTGATTGCAGATGAAATTAGTTTTTATACAACTCATGACAATGCCACCGAATTTTTTCGAGAATTAAAGGCGATCGGGGCAGGTTATAGCACTGGCGCAAAACAACTTTCTGTACAGCAGATGAAGCAACTTGTTCAAACCTGGAACCAACAATCTACAGGTAAGATTCAAGTTCATCATCACATTGCTTTCTGGTTAATTCAGCACAATC
- a CDS encoding alpha/beta hydrolase, with translation MAIEVIAYHGWGFDRSCWEAWKLIFEQIGCNFQTFDRGYFGQAIQPEFKELESKKIILVHSYGLHLCPIAQLKLADVCIIFSSFLEFHPASNPARKRSQAIVQQMIEQLEQNPQLVLDNFRRKCYYPTTNYPASTVQCSSLLLADLHQLNQAILPVDVLESIPKKVVFHGSSDRIVSPIKGQDIWAAFPTNSQYYEVIQAGHALPFTHLQECWSFVSSIFQALIA, from the coding sequence ATGGCTATTGAAGTAATTGCCTATCACGGCTGGGGCTTCGATCGATCTTGCTGGGAAGCCTGGAAGCTGATCTTTGAGCAAATCGGCTGTAATTTTCAGACCTTCGATCGCGGCTATTTTGGGCAAGCCATTCAACCCGAATTCAAGGAATTAGAATCTAAAAAAATCATTTTAGTTCATTCCTATGGGCTGCATCTTTGCCCGATCGCTCAATTAAAGTTAGCTGATGTATGCATTATTTTTAGCAGCTTTCTTGAATTTCATCCTGCTTCTAATCCTGCCAGAAAACGTTCTCAGGCGATCGTACAGCAGATGATTGAGCAGCTTGAGCAAAATCCGCAACTTGTTCTCGATAATTTTCGGCGTAAGTGTTACTATCCCACGACTAATTATCCTGCTTCTACAGTTCAGTGTTCAAGTTTATTGCTGGCTGATCTGCATCAATTAAACCAGGCAATCTTACCTGTAGATGTGCTAGAAAGCATTCCCAAAAAAGTTGTTTTTCATGGTTCTAGCGATCGAATTGTCTCGCCTATAAAAGGACAAGACATTTGGGCAGCTTTTCCAACGAACAGCCAATACTATGAGGTAATTCAGGCAGGTCACGCTTTACCGTTTACTCATCTACAAGAATGCTGGTCGTTCGTCAGTTCAATTTTTCAGGCATTGATAGCATGA
- the bioF gene encoding 8-amino-7-oxononanoate synthase: MTHSKFTFIDRALAERVQQQRLRSLNPLVPEDAVYVRKAGQRLLNFSANDYLGLSKHPALIEAAQRYTQDYGTGATASRLVTGTYEIHHQLEAKLAIACGREAALLFNSGFQANLTILSTILDRQSLVLCDRLIHNSLIQGIVASGAKFHRYAHQDLTRLEALLKKLSSQFDRVMIVSETVFSMDGDRSDIKALIQLANQYNAILYLDDAHALGVLGKNGMGLAAFQPEIDLVVGTFGKAFGAFGAFVVCSQKVRDYLINFCPGLIYTTALPPAVIGAIEAALDLMPKLELERENLTYSAKHLRYHLHQLGYNTAASDSQIVPMILGEEAQTLDLAVWLEKQGILATAIRPPTVPSGTARLRFALSSQHHSAHLETLIQAIRTWKL, from the coding sequence ATGACGCATTCTAAGTTCACATTTATTGATCGCGCCTTGGCGGAACGAGTACAGCAACAGCGGCTCCGATCGCTCAATCCCCTCGTTCCGGAAGATGCAGTGTATGTTCGTAAAGCCGGACAGCGCTTGCTGAACTTTAGCGCTAATGATTACCTCGGATTGTCCAAGCATCCAGCATTGATTGAAGCAGCGCAACGGTACACTCAAGACTATGGCACTGGAGCAACCGCTTCTCGACTCGTAACAGGAACCTACGAGATTCATCATCAGCTTGAAGCAAAGTTAGCAATTGCCTGTGGACGGGAAGCCGCTTTGTTGTTTAACTCAGGGTTTCAGGCAAATTTGACTATCCTTAGCACTATCCTCGATCGCCAATCATTGGTGTTATGCGATCGGCTCATTCACAACAGCTTAATTCAGGGCATTGTTGCGAGCGGTGCTAAGTTTCATCGCTATGCTCATCAAGATTTAACTCGTCTAGAAGCATTGCTCAAAAAGCTATCGTCTCAGTTCGATCGCGTCATGATTGTAAGTGAAACCGTGTTTAGCATGGATGGCGATCGGAGCGATATTAAGGCACTGATTCAATTAGCAAATCAATACAATGCCATTCTCTATTTAGACGATGCTCATGCATTGGGTGTGCTCGGAAAAAATGGCATGGGATTAGCTGCATTTCAGCCCGAAATTGATCTTGTCGTTGGCACCTTTGGAAAAGCATTTGGGGCGTTTGGCGCGTTCGTTGTCTGCTCACAGAAAGTCCGAGATTACTTGATTAATTTTTGCCCTGGTTTAATCTATACCACTGCTTTGCCGCCTGCGGTTATTGGAGCGATCGAGGCTGCTTTAGACCTTATGCCCAAGTTGGAATTAGAACGCGAGAATTTGACGTATTCAGCCAAACATCTGCGTTATCACCTTCATCAATTGGGTTACAATACAGCCGCTTCTGATTCGCAGATTGTCCCCATGATTTTGGGGGAAGAAGCACAAACATTAGACCTTGCAGTTTGGTTAGAAAAACAAGGAATTTTAGCAACTGCAATCCGTCCACCGACCGTTCCTAGCGGGACAGCCCGACTTCGCTTTGCGCTCTCCAGTCAACACCACTCTGCACATTTAGAAACCTTAATTCAAGCGATTCGAACTTGGAAGCTATAG
- a CDS encoding FAD-binding oxidoreductase → MTVADARSINWNTVLSELEGIEAIQDAGQVAKLSKDYYTYSPILQPLLDDKVAKMVVRPTSEAEVLKVAAVCVKHRIPLTVRGAGTGNYGQCVPLQGGVILDLTKMQAVRWVKPGIACVEPGAKLSAIDKQTREQGWEIRMAPSTYRTATIGGFISGGSGGIGSITYGLLADRGNLHAVRVVTMEDEPRVIELRGDAVQKVNHAYGTNGIITELEIPLAPAYSWSELIVTFPDFMTAARFGQVLGDSDGLIKKLISIFAAPIPQYFNALRNCLTPESHCSFVMIAESCLEPFEELVKAFGGAIVYQKTAQEASKGVALGEFTWNHTTLHARSIDPSLTYLQTIFPADQELKLVEQMYHHFGDEVMMHLEFIRVQGAVIPAALQLVRYTTPERLFEIIQYHEDCGAFIANPHTYVLEDGGRKAIDPIQLQFKEMVDPYGLLNPGKMRAWEERS, encoded by the coding sequence ATGACAGTAGCTGATGCGCGATCGATCAACTGGAACACCGTTCTTTCTGAGCTAGAGGGCATAGAAGCGATCCAGGATGCAGGGCAAGTTGCCAAACTCTCAAAGGATTACTACACCTACAGCCCTATTCTGCAACCCCTGTTAGATGACAAAGTTGCAAAAATGGTGGTGCGTCCGACGAGCGAGGCGGAAGTGCTGAAAGTGGCGGCAGTTTGTGTGAAACATCGGATTCCACTTACGGTACGGGGAGCAGGTACAGGCAACTACGGTCAATGCGTTCCACTTCAGGGGGGTGTGATTCTTGATCTGACCAAAATGCAGGCGGTTAGATGGGTCAAGCCAGGCATTGCTTGTGTTGAACCAGGCGCAAAGTTATCGGCGATCGACAAGCAAACTCGTGAGCAGGGCTGGGAAATCCGCATGGCTCCTTCAACCTATCGGACTGCAACAATTGGCGGGTTTATCAGTGGTGGTAGTGGTGGGATTGGTTCAATTACATATGGGCTACTAGCCGATCGCGGCAATCTTCATGCTGTTCGTGTTGTCACCATGGAAGACGAACCTCGTGTGATTGAACTACGGGGTGATGCGGTGCAAAAGGTAAATCATGCCTATGGCACAAACGGCATCATCACTGAACTGGAAATCCCCCTTGCTCCGGCTTATTCCTGGTCAGAACTGATTGTCACCTTCCCTGATTTCATGACGGCTGCCCGGTTTGGTCAAGTGTTAGGCGATTCTGATGGACTGATCAAAAAACTGATTAGTATCTTTGCAGCCCCAATTCCACAATACTTCAACGCTCTCCGAAATTGCCTCACCCCCGAGTCGCACTGTTCCTTCGTCATGATTGCTGAGTCTTGTCTGGAGCCATTTGAAGAACTGGTTAAGGCATTTGGCGGGGCGATCGTCTACCAAAAAACTGCACAGGAAGCCAGTAAAGGAGTTGCTCTGGGAGAATTCACCTGGAACCACACAACGCTTCACGCTCGCAGCATTGATCCTTCATTGACCTATCTCCAGACAATTTTTCCAGCAGACCAAGAGTTAAAGCTGGTTGAGCAGATGTATCATCATTTTGGCGATGAGGTGATGATGCACCTGGAGTTTATTCGGGTTCAAGGAGCAGTGATCCCAGCAGCTCTTCAGCTAGTTCGCTACACCACTCCTGAAAGACTCTTTGAAATTATCCAGTATCACGAAGACTGTGGCGCATTCATCGCCAATCCCCATACCTATGTTCTAGAAGACGGGGGACGAAAGGCGATCGATCCTATTCAGCTTCAGTTCAAAGAAATGGTCGATCCCTATGGGCTGCTGAATCCTGGCAAAATGCGGGCATGGGAGGAAAGAAGCTAG
- the recR gene encoding recombination mediator RecR, producing MGGSPTVYTKPLARLIEQFQRLPGVGPKTAQRLALYILKRPESEVQALAQALMEAKQQVGLCSVCFHLSAEPVCEICRASNRDPNTICVVEDSRDVIALEKTREYKGKYHVLGGLISPMDGIGPDQLYITQLVRRVSKQDIKEVILAISPSVEGETTTLYVGQLLKPFTKVTRIAFGLPMGGDLEYADEVTLARALEGRRELD from the coding sequence ATTGGAGGCAGTCCGACGGTTTATACCAAACCTTTGGCTCGGTTAATCGAGCAATTTCAACGTTTACCTGGCGTGGGTCCAAAGACGGCTCAGCGTCTTGCTTTGTATATCTTGAAGCGACCCGAATCTGAGGTTCAGGCACTCGCGCAAGCCCTGATGGAAGCGAAACAGCAAGTGGGGCTTTGTTCAGTGTGTTTTCACTTATCTGCTGAGCCGGTCTGCGAAATCTGCCGCGCTTCAAATCGTGACCCTAATACAATCTGTGTGGTCGAAGATTCCAGAGATGTGATTGCGCTGGAAAAAACCCGCGAGTATAAGGGCAAATATCACGTTTTGGGCGGCTTGATTTCTCCGATGGATGGCATTGGTCCAGATCAGCTTTACATCACACAGCTAGTGCGGCGCGTCAGCAAGCAGGATATCAAAGAGGTGATTCTGGCAATTAGTCCGAGTGTCGAGGGTGAAACAACCACGCTTTATGTCGGGCAACTGCTCAAGCCCTTTACAAAAGTGACGCGCATTGCCTTTGGGCTACCGATGGGCGGCGATCTGGAGTATGCAGATGAAGTCACGCTGGCAAGAGCACTGGAGGGACGAAGAGAACTGGACTAG
- the aroH gene encoding chorismate mutase, producing MGWKVRAIRGATTVSVNTAEAIREAVSELLDELENHNSIDPDDIISATFSVTKDLDAIFPASIARQRPRWQNVPLLDVQQMHVEGSLPRCIRFLIHINTPDPFVKIYHPYLRQAKNLRPDWSMATVD from the coding sequence GTGGGCTGGAAAGTAAGGGCAATTCGTGGAGCAACGACGGTTTCAGTTAACACGGCAGAAGCAATTCGAGAAGCCGTGAGCGAACTACTGGATGAGCTAGAGAACCACAATTCTATTGACCCCGACGACATCATCAGTGCCACATTTTCTGTAACGAAGGATCTGGATGCCATCTTTCCAGCCTCGATCGCCCGTCAACGCCCTCGCTGGCAGAATGTGCCGCTACTCGATGTCCAGCAAATGCACGTCGAAGGCAGCCTCCCTCGCTGCATCCGTTTCCTAATTCACATCAACACCCCTGATCCCTTCGTCAAAATCTATCATCCCTATTTGCGGCAGGCAAAGAACCTCCGTCCTGACTGGAGCATGGCAACAGTGGATTAG
- the sppA gene encoding signal peptide peptidase SppA — MVWLLKRRFRKQIARIEIAGAIGGTTRKFVLDALKTVEERKFPALLLRIDSPGGTVGDSQEIYSALKQLREKVKIIASFGNISASGGVYIGMGAEHIMANPGTITGSIGVILRGNNLERLLDKVGVSFKVIKSGPYKDILSFDRELTEPEEHILQELIDTSYRQFVQTVADARQLSVDTVRSFADGRIFTGEQALELGVIDRLGTEEDARRWAAELVGLDPEKTHCYTLEERKSFINRFIPGRGQMSSLAAGLNWMEFEVSTNGLPLWMYRP; from the coding sequence ATGGTCTGGCTCCTTAAGCGTCGGTTTCGTAAACAAATTGCCCGCATTGAAATCGCAGGTGCGATCGGAGGTACAACTCGCAAATTTGTTCTAGATGCCCTGAAAACAGTTGAAGAAAGAAAATTTCCGGCTCTCCTTCTCCGCATTGATAGCCCCGGTGGAACGGTGGGAGACTCTCAAGAAATTTATAGTGCCTTAAAGCAGCTACGCGAAAAAGTGAAGATTATTGCTAGTTTTGGCAATATCTCTGCTTCGGGCGGAGTTTATATCGGCATGGGCGCAGAACACATTATGGCAAATCCCGGTACGATTACGGGTAGCATTGGTGTGATTCTGCGGGGCAACAACCTGGAGCGACTACTCGATAAAGTCGGCGTTTCCTTCAAGGTGATTAAGTCTGGCCCTTATAAAGATATCTTGTCGTTCGATCGAGAACTGACTGAGCCAGAGGAGCACATTCTGCAAGAACTGATTGACACTAGCTATCGTCAGTTTGTCCAGACTGTTGCCGATGCCCGTCAGCTCAGTGTAGACACGGTTCGTAGCTTTGCTGATGGACGGATTTTTACTGGAGAACAAGCCCTGGAACTTGGCGTGATCGATCGCCTGGGCACAGAAGAAGATGCCCGCCGCTGGGCAGCCGAACTGGTTGGGCTTGATCCTGAAAAAACCCACTGCTATACGCTTGAGGAACGTAAAAGCTTCATCAATCGGTTTATCCCAGGTCGAGGACAAATGAGCAGTCTTGCCGCTGGATTAAATTGGATGGAGTTTGAAGTTTCCACAAATGGCTTGCCTTTATGGATGTATCGTCCTTAA
- a CDS encoding Cof-type HAD-IIB family hydrolase, with product MISNSTALENSISGHSASDLSPIRLIVCDLDGTIVGESNQINPGVKQAIQAAQAKGVQVAIATGRMYQAALRFYQDIGSTLPLMSYQGALMKHPQTGEVLQHLTLPSEAARKLLDYFEQPELRDLLSVHFYIDDRLYVREILPETKLYAERSQVEPISVGDLRLVLDREPTKVLALSNEPAVIDRLLTSLRQEYTPAELYFTKSVATFFEATHPQVNKGAAVRHLAEDVLGLRPENVMTIGDNFNDLEMIQYAGIGVAMGNAPDGVKAVAKWVAPDVEADGAVAAIEQFVLANRA from the coding sequence ATGATTTCAAATTCTACCGCTTTAGAAAATAGTATCTCTGGTCATTCTGCCTCTGACCTCAGCCCGATCCGCCTGATCGTTTGTGACCTGGACGGAACCATTGTGGGAGAGTCAAATCAGATAAATCCTGGGGTGAAACAAGCAATTCAAGCAGCCCAGGCAAAAGGGGTACAGGTTGCCATTGCCACAGGCAGAATGTATCAGGCAGCTCTGCGGTTTTACCAAGATATCGGCTCAACTCTGCCGCTGATGTCTTATCAAGGGGCATTGATGAAGCACCCACAGACCGGGGAAGTTTTGCAGCATCTAACTTTGCCCAGTGAAGCAGCACGGAAGCTTCTAGACTACTTTGAGCAACCCGAACTGCGCGATCTCCTGTCAGTCCATTTTTATATTGACGATCGCCTTTACGTGCGAGAAATTTTGCCAGAGACGAAACTTTATGCTGAGCGCAGCCAGGTTGAGCCGATTTCTGTAGGAGATTTGCGGCTTGTCTTAGACCGAGAGCCAACCAAAGTTCTGGCACTAAGCAATGAACCTGCGGTGATCGATCGGTTGCTCACCTCGCTACGTCAGGAGTACACGCCTGCTGAACTCTACTTTACTAAGTCAGTTGCGACCTTCTTTGAGGCAACCCATCCTCAGGTCAACAAAGGTGCAGCCGTACGTCACTTAGCAGAGGATGTTTTAGGGCTTCGTCCAGAGAACGTGATGACGATCGGCGATAATTTCAATGATTTGGAAATGATTCAATATGCTGGGATCGGTGTGGCAATGGGAAATGCACCCGACGGGGTTAAAGCAGTGGCAAAGTGGGTTGCACCGGATGTGGAAGCAGATGGAGCTGTCGCTGCGATCGAGCAGTTTGTGCTGGCAAATCGAGCCTGA
- a CDS encoding alpha/beta hydrolase, with protein sequence MTSLGSIAYYQPDFAAPHPSGKKPTLVFLHGFGGGSSAYEWSKVYPAFATEYPVVAPDLLGWGRSDHLQRAYQMEDYLATIREFLEQVSESPVIAVASSLTAALLVRVAVSHPNLFRSLILSAPAGLSDFGKPYANPLAQLLKLPFADRLLYSTAIATPAGIRMFLEQRQFARANRVSQEMVDAYLASASQPNAEYSAVSFVRGDLCFDLAEYIPQLKTPTAIFWGKQAQFTTSDLGQRLADLNPQTIRALEILEDTGLTPQLELPGVTIGVMRQLMGRL encoded by the coding sequence GTGACTAGTCTGGGCTCGATCGCCTATTATCAGCCTGATTTTGCTGCGCCTCATCCTTCTGGTAAAAAACCAACCCTCGTTTTCCTGCATGGGTTTGGGGGCGGTTCTTCTGCTTATGAGTGGTCGAAAGTGTATCCTGCCTTTGCTACTGAATATCCGGTTGTAGCACCAGATTTGCTGGGCTGGGGACGGTCGGATCACTTGCAGCGGGCTTATCAGATGGAAGACTATCTGGCGACAATACGAGAGTTCTTAGAGCAGGTGAGTGAATCCCCAGTGATTGCGGTTGCTTCTTCGCTAACGGCTGCGCTGCTTGTTCGGGTAGCTGTATCTCACCCCAATTTGTTTCGATCGTTAATTCTTAGTGCCCCTGCGGGCTTATCTGATTTTGGTAAGCCTTACGCCAATCCTCTCGCACAACTGCTGAAGCTGCCGTTTGCCGATCGGTTGCTTTATAGCACTGCTATTGCCACTCCTGCCGGAATTCGGATGTTTCTAGAACAGCGGCAGTTTGCGCGTGCCAACCGGGTTTCTCAAGAAATGGTTGATGCATATCTGGCATCCGCTTCACAACCAAACGCTGAATATAGCGCCGTTTCCTTTGTGCGCGGCGACCTCTGCTTTGATCTCGCAGAATATATCCCTCAACTCAAGACTCCAACTGCCATTTTCTGGGGCAAGCAAGCCCAATTCACAACCTCTGATTTGGGCCAACGGCTGGCAGATTTGAACCCGCAAACAATTCGTGCCTTAGAAATTCTGGAGGATACTGGGCTGACGCCTCAACTAGAATTGCCGGGAGTGACGATCGGTGTGATGCGGCAATTAATGGGGAGGCTGTGA
- a CDS encoding tetratricopeptide repeat protein yields MSLSLCMIVKNEATQLARCLSSAQGIVDEMIVLDTGSTDETISLAQSFGAQVHCFPWNNNFSEARNECLKYATGDWVLVLDADEMLAPEIVPQLQQVIRQEQAIVVNLIRQEVGAVQSPYSLVSRLFRRHPRIWFARPYHAMVDDSVADLLQQEPHWQIINLPDVAILHYGYEPGTIASRDKLQKAKKMMEGFLASHPHDPYVCSKLGALYVQMGELQQGITLLNRGLQSPASPPILYELHYHLGIAHSRAPNLPKAEQHYRSALEQPILESLKLGAYNNLGSLLLNKGELSGAKNCFEQAITIDPNFAIGHCNLGMTLKAMGQMIQAIDHYQQAITLNPAYAEAHQNLGVVLLKLGKVPESLHAFQQAIDLHQQSNPAEATRLRQGLQAMGFLRG; encoded by the coding sequence ATGTCCCTCTCCCTTTGCATGATCGTGAAAAACGAGGCTACACAACTGGCTCGTTGTCTGAGTAGTGCTCAGGGAATTGTGGACGAAATGATTGTGCTGGATACGGGTTCGACAGACGAGACGATATCGCTCGCTCAGTCCTTTGGGGCACAGGTGCACTGCTTTCCCTGGAACAATAATTTTTCTGAGGCACGGAATGAATGCCTCAAATATGCGACAGGGGACTGGGTTCTCGTTCTTGATGCCGACGAAATGCTGGCTCCAGAAATTGTGCCGCAGCTTCAGCAGGTGATCCGGCAAGAACAGGCGATCGTCGTCAACCTGATCCGTCAGGAAGTTGGAGCTGTGCAGTCTCCTTATTCGCTGGTGTCTCGCTTATTTCGTCGCCATCCCCGAATTTGGTTTGCTCGCCCTTATCACGCGATGGTGGACGACAGCGTAGCCGATCTGCTGCAACAGGAACCCCATTGGCAGATCATCAACTTACCTGATGTTGCAATTTTGCATTATGGCTACGAGCCAGGAACGATCGCCAGCCGCGATAAACTCCAGAAGGCGAAAAAAATGATGGAAGGTTTCCTTGCCAGCCATCCCCATGATCCCTACGTCTGTAGTAAACTCGGTGCGCTGTACGTCCAAATGGGTGAACTTCAGCAGGGTATCACCCTTCTCAATCGTGGGCTACAGTCTCCTGCTTCTCCCCCTATTCTCTATGAATTGCACTATCACCTCGGCATTGCCCATAGCCGAGCGCCTAATCTACCGAAAGCTGAGCAGCACTACCGCAGCGCCTTGGAGCAGCCTATTCTAGAGAGCCTGAAGCTAGGAGCTTATAACAACTTGGGCAGCCTTCTCCTCAACAAAGGTGAGCTGAGCGGTGCAAAAAACTGCTTCGAGCAAGCCATCACAATTGACCCCAACTTTGCGATCGGGCACTGCAATTTAGGCATGACGCTCAAAGCAATGGGGCAGATGATTCAGGCGATCGACCACTACCAGCAAGCTATCACCCTCAACCCCGCCTATGCTGAAGCACACCAAAACTTAGGCGTTGTCCTCCTTAAGCTTGGTAAAGTCCCTGAAAGCCTCCACGCATTCCAGCAGGCGATCGATCTTCACCAGCAATCCAACCCTGCAGAAGCCACCCGCCTCCGTCAAGGGTTACAGGCAATGGGCTTTCTAAGAGGATAG
- the thyX gene encoding FAD-dependent thymidylate synthase codes for MDRFFSVEVLSQTTNPQQVIYAAMHQDYAESFVWAERDQFPDEAKSGEVVVRNLLSGNRGHYGPLEHPQIVLNCGYFPHSTMQQIRTHRVGISFDVQSFRYTGQRIIDVVEGKRDLEEVFYLRPLGAYTDRQGKRYEYTESLRQEDLEWCLEACKRYHQRINQGFSEEHARGLIPFDIRQHWVMSANVRSLMHLLDLRWKADAQLEAQELCELIWLQFKNWVPTIADWYVSNRAKKARLAP; via the coding sequence ATGGATCGTTTCTTTTCTGTTGAAGTTCTCTCCCAAACCACTAATCCGCAACAGGTGATCTATGCGGCGATGCACCAGGATTATGCCGAGAGTTTTGTCTGGGCGGAGCGTGACCAGTTTCCTGATGAGGCAAAGAGCGGCGAGGTTGTTGTACGAAACCTGCTGTCTGGCAATCGCGGACATTATGGTCCTTTAGAACATCCCCAAATCGTCCTGAACTGCGGCTATTTCCCTCACTCCACAATGCAGCAGATCCGTACACATCGGGTTGGAATTTCTTTTGATGTACAATCCTTTCGTTATACTGGGCAGCGCATTATTGATGTCGTAGAAGGCAAGCGCGATCTCGAAGAGGTGTTCTATCTCCGTCCACTTGGGGCATACACCGATCGCCAGGGTAAACGCTATGAATATACAGAATCCTTGCGGCAAGAAGACCTGGAATGGTGCTTAGAAGCTTGCAAACGCTATCATCAGCGCATCAATCAAGGCTTTTCAGAAGAACATGCGCGGGGCTTAATCCCTTTTGATATCCGGCAGCACTGGGTGATGTCAGCAAATGTGCGATCGCTGATGCACCTGCTCGATCTGCGCTGGAAAGCAGATGCCCAACTCGAAGCCCAAGAGCTTTGCGAACTCATCTGGCTCCAGTTCAAGAATTGGGTACCGACGATCGCTGACTGGTATGTCTCCAACCGAGCCAAGAAAGCGAGACTTGCCCCTTAG